The Vallitalea longa genome includes a window with the following:
- a CDS encoding putative DNA modification/repair radical SAM protein, which produces MNKNIIEKLQILADAAKYDVSCASSGVNKKNTGKIGSSQASGICHTWASDGRCVSLLKILLSNDCAYDCEYCVNRLSNDVRRASFTPEEVAELTIEFYRRNYIEGLFLSSAVEKNPNHTMEKIVKTLLILRNQYGFSGYIHVKAIPGADKILIHQAGELADRMSVNIELPTEAGLKLLAPQKTMKKLFLPMDQIKQEIGRSKYELARYRHAKSFVPAGQSTQMIVGATKESDMDMINITDQLYKKFSLKRVYFSAYVPVNQGGNLPAISSTTAPMLREHRLYQADWLLRFYKFKANELLDQSNPNFDKDFDPKMMWALRNIKEFPKEINKVSVNELLRIPGIGMISARRILKQRKIRNITFDDLKKMGVVVKRARFFITCGGKYYGEKNLDPENIKNILNPVPPYEQLSLKI; this is translated from the coding sequence ATGAATAAGAATATAATAGAAAAATTACAAATCTTAGCAGATGCAGCCAAGTATGATGTTTCTTGTGCATCTAGTGGAGTTAATAAAAAAAATACAGGAAAAATAGGAAGTTCACAAGCTAGTGGAATATGTCACACATGGGCTTCAGATGGAAGATGTGTATCTTTGTTGAAAATACTTCTTAGTAACGATTGTGCTTATGATTGTGAATACTGTGTCAACAGGTTGAGCAACGATGTAAGAAGAGCTAGTTTCACACCAGAAGAAGTAGCAGAGCTTACTATTGAATTTTATAGAAGAAACTATATAGAAGGACTTTTCCTTAGTTCGGCTGTAGAAAAAAATCCTAATCATACTATGGAGAAGATAGTAAAAACTCTTCTTATACTAAGGAATCAATATGGTTTTTCTGGTTATATTCATGTAAAAGCTATACCTGGAGCAGATAAGATTCTCATTCATCAAGCAGGAGAACTTGCAGATCGAATGAGCGTCAATATAGAATTACCAACAGAAGCAGGACTTAAATTATTAGCACCACAGAAAACCATGAAGAAATTATTTCTGCCTATGGATCAGATAAAACAAGAAATAGGTAGATCCAAATATGAATTAGCACGTTATAGACATGCCAAAAGTTTTGTTCCAGCAGGTCAGTCAACACAGATGATTGTTGGTGCCACTAAAGAGAGCGATATGGATATGATTAACATAACCGATCAATTATATAAAAAGTTTAGCCTTAAAAGAGTTTACTTTTCAGCTTACGTACCAGTTAATCAAGGAGGTAATCTACCAGCAATAAGTTCTACTACAGCTCCTATGCTTAGAGAACATAGATTATATCAGGCAGATTGGCTCTTGAGATTTTATAAATTTAAGGCAAATGAATTATTAGACCAAAGTAATCCTAATTTTGATAAGGACTTCGATCCTAAGATGATGTGGGCACTTAGAAATATAAAGGAATTTCCCAAAGAGATCAATAAGGTATCTGTAAATGAACTATTACGAATACCGGGTATAGGAATGATATCAGCCAGAAGAATATTGAAACAAAGGAAAATAAGAAACATTACATTCGATGACTTAAAAAAGATGGGTGTAGTAGTAAAAAGAGCCAGGTTTTTTATAACATGTGGCGGTAAATATTATGGAGAAAAAAATCTTGATCCTGAAAATATAAAAAATATATTGAACCCTGTACCTCCTTATGAACAGCTATCGTTAAAAATATAG
- a CDS encoding alpha-amylase family glycosyl hydrolase, whose amino-acid sequence MRKKMLVVFMVMVCVVCQLNISISASTSTLGPVTPKDVVYQIITDRFVDGDRSNNIPSSELLFDDSDNNNKGDGDDLKLYQGGDFQGIIDKIPYLKGMGVTAVWISAPYQNRDEPIIDYKSWGNHDIWTSFHGYHVRNYFATNKHFGSMKKFEEFKDALHANGIKLVIDFVTNHSSRWKNPTDNFSPEDGKLYEPDKDSSDNYVFDADGEPLDYNDDGQIENLLADPHNDTQGFFHGLGDRYGDASTFGFRHKELASLADYSQENGDVVEHLEKAAQFWVDKGIDGFRHDATLHMNPAFVKGLKDSIDSMSNGPLTHFGEFCIGRPDPKYDEYRSFPDRTGVNNLDFEFFRCITTTFGNFSTSMADFGDMLCYTTNDYTYENQAVTFLDNHDATRFGYYQPRREVYNAALVALLTSRGTPNIYYGTEQYFIPDNNSDIAGRMFMEVDSSFDTSTDAYNIIKNMSDLRQENDALAYGTTQILYSNNDVLVMSRKFFDKEVLVAINRQPDRSVTINESVNTGFADGNYDDELAGMTKASGLVVSNGGKVYISTLPGGYAGVWSYNPDNDGPKIGNVISTMGRAGNKVYIYGNNLDGNVDLKFDDVSATVVTNTTDHIEAIVPYVDAGKVNITVTKDGSTSNAFVYTVLSGDQVQTIFRVNTNTSYGDMIYVVGSIPELGNWDPDKCTEAMMNPNYPEWFLPISLPADTTLEFKFIRKDANGNVTWESGSNRVFTSTSDINGTSETPVYNWE is encoded by the coding sequence ATGAGGAAGAAAATGTTAGTTGTTTTTATGGTTATGGTATGTGTAGTTTGTCAGTTGAATATTTCAATTAGTGCTAGTACATCGACACTTGGACCAGTTACACCTAAGGATGTGGTATATCAGATCATTACAGACCGTTTTGTTGATGGGGATAGATCAAATAATATACCATCATCAGAACTGCTATTTGATGATAGTGATAACAATAATAAAGGTGATGGAGACGACTTGAAGCTCTATCAAGGTGGAGATTTTCAAGGGATAATTGATAAAATACCTTATCTAAAAGGTATGGGTGTAACTGCAGTTTGGATTAGTGCACCTTATCAAAATCGTGATGAACCTATTATTGACTATAAATCATGGGGAAATCATGACATATGGACTAGTTTCCACGGTTATCATGTAAGAAATTATTTTGCCACTAATAAGCACTTTGGATCAATGAAGAAGTTTGAAGAATTTAAAGATGCTCTACACGCTAATGGAATCAAGCTTGTTATTGATTTTGTGACAAATCATAGCAGTCGTTGGAAGAACCCAACTGATAATTTTAGCCCTGAGGACGGAAAACTATATGAACCTGATAAGGATTCTAGTGATAATTATGTTTTTGATGCTGATGGGGAACCACTGGATTATAATGATGACGGTCAGATAGAAAATCTACTGGCTGACCCACATAATGATACACAAGGTTTTTTTCATGGTCTAGGAGACAGATATGGAGATGCATCAACATTCGGATTCAGACATAAGGAGTTAGCTTCATTAGCTGATTACTCTCAAGAAAATGGTGATGTAGTAGAGCACTTGGAAAAAGCAGCTCAATTCTGGGTGGATAAAGGAATTGATGGATTTAGACATGATGCAACTCTACATATGAATCCAGCATTTGTAAAAGGTCTAAAAGATAGTATCGACAGTATGAGTAATGGACCTTTAACACACTTTGGAGAATTCTGCATTGGTAGACCTGACCCGAAATATGATGAGTATCGATCGTTTCCAGATAGAACAGGGGTAAATAACCTTGACTTTGAATTTTTCAGGTGTATAACAACTACTTTTGGGAATTTTAGTACCAGTATGGCTGACTTTGGTGATATGTTATGTTATACAACTAATGATTATACTTACGAAAATCAGGCAGTTACTTTCCTTGATAATCATGATGCAACTAGATTCGGTTATTATCAACCACGTAGAGAAGTCTATAATGCAGCGTTGGTAGCGCTTCTTACATCAAGAGGAACTCCCAATATCTACTATGGTACAGAACAATACTTTATACCAGATAATAACAGTGATATTGCTGGAAGAATGTTCATGGAAGTAGATTCAAGTTTTGATACATCTACTGATGCTTATAACATCATCAAGAACATGTCAGACCTAAGACAAGAGAATGATGCATTAGCTTATGGAACAACACAAATACTATATTCTAATAACGATGTATTGGTTATGTCACGTAAGTTCTTTGATAAAGAGGTTTTAGTAGCTATAAATCGCCAACCAGACCGTTCAGTAACAATTAATGAAAGTGTAAATACTGGTTTTGCAGATGGTAATTATGATGATGAACTTGCTGGTATGACAAAAGCCAGTGGACTAGTGGTTTCCAATGGTGGTAAGGTGTATATATCTACATTGCCAGGAGGATATGCAGGTGTATGGTCTTATAATCCTGACAATGACGGACCTAAGATTGGAAATGTCATATCAACTATGGGGCGTGCAGGTAATAAAGTTTATATTTATGGAAATAACTTAGATGGAAATGTTGATTTGAAATTTGATGATGTAAGTGCGACTGTAGTTACAAATACAACAGATCATATAGAAGCTATAGTACCTTATGTAGATGCTGGAAAAGTAAATATAACAGTTACTAAGGATGGAAGCACAAGTAATGCCTTTGTATATACAGTATTATCTGGTGACCAAGTACAGACTATATTCCGTGTGAATACCAACACATCTTATGGTGATATGATATATGTTGTAGGTAGTATTCCAGAGCTAGGAAACTGGGATCCTGACAAATGTACAGAAGCTATGATGAATCCTAACTATCCAGAATGGTTCTTGCCAATTAGTTTACCAGCAGATACTACTTTAGAGTTCAAATTCATAAGAAAAGATGCTAATGGTAATGTAACGTGGGAATCAGGGTCTAACAGAGTATTTACTTCTACTTCGGATATTAACGGTACATCTGAAACCCCTGTTTACAATTGGGAATAG
- a CDS encoding glycoside hydrolase family 13 protein — MNYEAVLHIPLSNYAHGIDEENVVFRIRTARDDIKSCVLHYGDRACRVNPVIFNSEPMKIVAQDELYDYHEVVLHSPYTRICYYFELSDGVESKYYYYDMFMNTLPIERSEFYQLPFNRREDIATIPSWVQDAVVYNIFPDSFATARGYISNKEKQAKFSHYTTYSMRGGTLKGIKENIPYFLDMGVNCIYMNPIFAAGEWHKYDLIGYYDIDPCFGTNEDFKELVDACHDNDIRVIIDGVFNHCGWHFFAFEDVLEKGEDSKYKDWFYGLEFPVEYPDNQEDIPTYDCFAYERKMPKMNTSNKEVIEYFLDVCKYWTKSYGIDGWRLDVASEVDDTFWREFRKTAKSINPECFIIGEVWESAQHWLLGDQFDSSMNYDMRKNCRDFFAVDTLDSYGFDSRVTGMLMRYNKNIVHGQLNLLDSHDVPRFLSICQEDMKRFKLSVIFQMTFLGVPMVFYGDEKGLVGIKEHEYRRIMNWNEEEGEDIYRFYQDIIKLRRNKNTLKYGDYKTIMAERNSGVYAFKRCYDDEETYVILNRSDEGIAIDNVIGDTNYNIDFSSNEDCRMVEPWGFVIISKNC; from the coding sequence ATGAATTATGAAGCAGTATTACATATACCCCTTTCTAATTATGCTCATGGCATAGATGAAGAGAATGTCGTATTTAGAATACGAACAGCAAGGGATGATATAAAAAGTTGCGTACTACATTATGGGGATAGGGCTTGCCGTGTGAATCCAGTAATTTTTAATAGTGAACCTATGAAGATAGTTGCTCAAGATGAATTATACGATTATCATGAAGTTGTTCTACACTCACCATATACACGTATTTGTTACTATTTTGAATTAAGTGATGGAGTAGAAAGTAAGTATTATTATTACGATATGTTCATGAACACCCTGCCAATAGAGCGTTCAGAGTTTTATCAATTACCTTTTAATAGAAGAGAAGATATTGCAACTATTCCATCATGGGTACAAGATGCAGTAGTTTATAATATATTTCCTGATAGTTTTGCTACTGCTAGAGGGTATATTAGTAATAAAGAAAAGCAAGCCAAATTTTCACATTATACTACCTATAGCATGCGTGGAGGAACTTTGAAAGGAATAAAGGAGAATATACCTTATTTCCTAGATATGGGTGTTAATTGTATTTATATGAATCCAATCTTTGCCGCTGGAGAATGGCATAAATACGATTTAATCGGGTACTATGATATTGATCCATGTTTTGGTACCAACGAAGATTTTAAGGAGTTAGTTGATGCTTGTCATGACAATGATATAAGAGTAATCATTGATGGAGTATTCAATCACTGTGGATGGCATTTCTTTGCATTTGAAGATGTATTGGAAAAAGGAGAAGATTCTAAGTATAAAGATTGGTTCTATGGATTGGAATTCCCTGTTGAGTATCCAGATAACCAAGAAGACATACCTACATATGATTGTTTTGCTTATGAGCGTAAAATGCCAAAGATGAATACATCTAATAAAGAGGTAATTGAGTATTTCTTAGATGTATGTAAGTATTGGACAAAAAGTTATGGAATCGATGGATGGCGACTAGATGTAGCCAGTGAAGTAGATGACACTTTCTGGCGTGAATTCCGTAAGACTGCCAAGTCAATTAACCCAGAATGTTTTATCATAGGTGAAGTATGGGAATCTGCTCAGCATTGGTTGTTAGGAGACCAATTCGACTCTTCCATGAATTATGATATGCGTAAAAATTGCCGTGATTTCTTTGCAGTTGATACATTGGACAGTTATGGATTTGATAGTAGAGTGACAGGTATGCTAATGCGTTATAATAAAAATATAGTTCATGGGCAGTTGAATCTGCTAGATAGCCATGATGTACCTAGATTTTTATCTATATGTCAGGAAGATATGAAACGATTTAAATTGTCTGTAATATTCCAGATGACTTTCTTAGGTGTACCTATGGTATTTTATGGTGACGAGAAAGGTTTAGTTGGCATAAAAGAACATGAGTACAGGAGAATAATGAACTGGAATGAAGAAGAGGGAGAAGATATATATAGATTCTATCAGGATATTATTAAGTTAAGACGTAACAAGAATACACTGAAATATGGTGATTATAAAACAATTATGGCAGAAAGAAATAGTGGAGTATACGCTTTTAAGAGATGTTATGATGATGAAGAAACTTATGTAATACTTAATCGTAGTGACGAGGGTATAGCTATAGATAATGTTATTGGCGATACCAATTATAATATTGATTTTTCTAGTAATGAAGATTGTAGAATGGTAGAGCCTTGGGGATTCGTTATTATTAGTAAGAATTGTTAA
- a CDS encoding sugar ABC transporter permease, which translates to MHRRTKHRIKMSLLNLFFIVACLLCIVPILYTLSVSLNGTNNILSGSFSFIPKEVTFDNYKAVLFNKPYLLWLKNTLILVIATVTISLAVAIPAAYAFSRFRFIGRKTILYILIILNAFPSILSMFAIYRILMPMKLVNSYLGLILIYVGTMAIFGLWNMKGYFDTIPIEIEEAGKIDGANDFQLVTKLIMPLAKPSIIVTAVMIIIFVWNEYIFAVTFMTGAEKYTLAAGLYALQATQYTRNWPIFSAASLLTAIPILIIFLVIQKNMVSGLTAGGVKG; encoded by the coding sequence ATGCATAGAAGAACGAAACATAGAATAAAGATGAGTTTGCTCAATCTATTCTTTATTGTTGCATGCCTATTGTGCATTGTACCTATTCTTTATACTTTATCTGTATCGTTGAATGGTACTAATAATATATTGAGTGGATCTTTTTCCTTTATTCCTAAGGAGGTTACATTTGATAATTATAAAGCAGTATTATTTAACAAGCCATATCTCTTATGGCTAAAAAACACATTAATATTGGTTATTGCCACAGTGACTATATCATTGGCTGTAGCTATACCAGCCGCCTATGCTTTCTCTAGATTCAGATTTATTGGAAGGAAAACGATTTTGTATATATTAATTATACTTAATGCCTTTCCTTCAATCTTATCCATGTTTGCGATATACCGTATATTAATGCCTATGAAATTAGTGAACTCTTATCTTGGATTAATATTGATATATGTAGGAACCATGGCTATATTTGGTCTTTGGAATATGAAGGGTTATTTTGATACTATACCTATAGAGATTGAAGAAGCAGGTAAAATAGATGGAGCTAATGATTTTCAGCTGGTAACTAAGTTGATTATGCCATTAGCAAAGCCATCAATAATAGTTACAGCGGTTATGATTATTATCTTTGTATGGAATGAATACATATTCGCAGTTACTTTTATGACAGGTGCAGAAAAATATACATTAGCTGCTGGGTTATATGCTCTCCAAGCAACTCAATATACACGTAATTGGCCTATTTTCTCGGCCGCATCACTATTAACAGCTATTCCTATATTGATTATTTTTCTTGTAATACAGAAAAATATGGTTTCTGGACTTACAGCTGGTGGTGTAAAAGGATGA
- a CDS encoding carbohydrate ABC transporter permease, translating to MKKRGYKKFIPYIYSFPGLALIGLMIVFPILYTGYISLTNMNVYHWFDFQVIGFQNYMKALFVLDTGFLTAFGRTIVWTIVNMVLQMIIAFVIASLLNVEGLRLKGLYKTILMFPWAMPGYISILLWKMGMFNTEFGLLNHWLNKLGFANVHWLNSNNIAFASSVMVNLWLALPFMIMIIDGALQSIDKAYYESATIEGAGYFSKARKITIPLLRPIIAPAVVITIFTTFKQFDIIYLLTQQQGSKTGADIHTIITYTYEKAFVTNNYGYSSAISIIIFMILIIFSLTIRGRLKGGDVDA from the coding sequence ATGAAAAAAAGAGGTTACAAGAAGTTTATACCATATATATATTCTTTTCCTGGTTTGGCATTAATAGGTCTTATGATTGTTTTTCCTATCCTCTATACTGGATATATCTCTCTTACCAATATGAATGTATACCATTGGTTTGATTTTCAAGTAATTGGATTTCAGAATTATATGAAAGCACTATTTGTATTAGATACAGGATTCCTTACTGCTTTTGGTAGAACGATTGTATGGACTATTGTCAACATGGTATTACAGATGATTATTGCTTTTGTTATTGCAAGTTTATTGAATGTAGAAGGTCTTAGATTAAAAGGGTTGTATAAGACCATACTTATGTTCCCTTGGGCAATGCCTGGGTACATATCTATTCTTTTATGGAAAATGGGAATGTTTAATACAGAATTCGGGTTATTGAATCATTGGCTTAATAAGCTAGGGTTTGCTAATGTACACTGGTTAAACAGTAATAATATAGCTTTTGCTTCTTCGGTTATGGTTAATCTGTGGTTGGCATTACCTTTTATGATTATGATTATAGATGGAGCATTACAAAGTATTGATAAAGCATATTACGAGAGTGCAACAATTGAGGGTGCAGGATATTTCAGTAAGGCAAGAAAAATAACTATACCCCTGTTAAGACCTATTATCGCACCGGCAGTTGTTATTACTATATTTACTACATTCAAGCAGTTTGATATTATCTATCTGCTTACGCAGCAACAAGGTTCCAAGACAGGAGCAGATATTCATACAATCATTACTTATACATATGAAAAAGCTTTTGTTACCAATAATTATGGGTACAGTTCAGCAATATCCATTATTATATTTATGATATTGATTATATTCTCATTGACCATTCGAGGCAGATTAAAAGGAGGAGATGTAGATGCATAG
- a CDS encoding extracellular solute-binding protein, which yields MKKLLAILLIATLCMSTIVGCGKKKEEDKNTTVDLESENPSGDKKEKAKEPTHIKIWYETQETIAEELQKELDKLAPEIVVSVERKDKLTEALKLVGNDPNSAPDMYFFAHDKIGIYAEMGILSPITDFIPESTFDDFIPMTVSAATYKDQIYQLPIYFESLLFMYNKDLMKEAPRTTDDLLAYMEANTKDGNYGFVEQHSTAYFTVGWIHAYNGFIINDKAEPGLDLKETKDAIKYHKQFVKYMPIDGDYNTMTTLFKEGKAHSTIGGPSLIPDLIENGIDIGIAPMPVVNETVKAISPFAGIQGIYVLKGAESKKEAVTKILQQLSKPDIGINLAKAMGSAPVNNNCYEDDAVKSNEIVMTLKKASATAVPMPNVPEMDVMWSITENLLSSVNKGDADPVTASDEAQKKALEQIKSMK from the coding sequence ATGAAAAAATTATTAGCTATCTTACTGATTGCCACTTTATGTATGAGTACTATTGTAGGTTGTGGCAAGAAAAAAGAAGAAGACAAAAATACTACGGTAGATTTAGAAAGTGAGAATCCTTCAGGGGATAAGAAAGAAAAAGCTAAAGAACCAACACATATTAAAATATGGTACGAAACACAAGAGACTATAGCTGAAGAACTTCAAAAAGAACTTGATAAGTTAGCTCCAGAGATAGTTGTCTCCGTTGAAAGAAAAGATAAGTTAACAGAAGCTCTAAAACTTGTTGGAAATGATCCTAATAGTGCACCTGATATGTATTTCTTTGCACATGACAAGATAGGAATATATGCTGAAATGGGAATTTTATCACCTATTACCGATTTCATTCCTGAATCAACATTTGATGATTTTATACCTATGACTGTCAGCGCAGCTACGTATAAAGACCAAATCTATCAATTACCTATTTACTTTGAATCTTTGTTATTCATGTATAACAAAGATCTTATGAAGGAGGCGCCAAGGACAACTGATGATTTATTGGCTTATATGGAAGCTAATACGAAAGATGGTAATTATGGATTTGTTGAGCAACATAGTACAGCTTATTTTACTGTAGGATGGATTCATGCTTATAATGGATTCATTATCAACGATAAAGCTGAGCCAGGTCTTGACCTTAAGGAAACAAAAGATGCTATCAAATATCATAAGCAATTTGTGAAATATATGCCAATAGATGGTGATTATAACACCATGACTACATTGTTCAAAGAAGGGAAAGCTCATTCTACTATCGGTGGACCATCGTTAATTCCAGACCTAATAGAGAATGGTATTGATATTGGTATAGCTCCTATGCCTGTTGTCAATGAAACAGTAAAAGCTATCAGCCCATTTGCTGGTATCCAAGGTATATATGTATTAAAAGGAGCAGAAAGTAAAAAGGAAGCAGTAACGAAAATTCTACAACAGTTATCTAAACCTGATATAGGTATCAATTTAGCAAAAGCTATGGGTTCAGCACCAGTTAACAATAATTGTTATGAGGATGATGCAGTTAAGAGTAATGAGATTGTCATGACACTTAAAAAAGCTTCTGCAACAGCAGTACCAATGCCTAACGTACCAGAAATGGATGTCATGTGGTCTATAACAGAGAATCTATTATCAAGTGTGAATAAAGGGGATGCAGATCCTGTGACGGCTTCGGATGAAGCTCAGAAAAAAGCACTAGAACAGATTAAATCTATGAAATAA
- a CDS encoding LacI family DNA-binding transcriptional regulator — protein MDLMATIKDVAREAGVSISTVSKIINKSSPISAATTEKVEAVMKKLHYYPNTRARNFARQTTKNIIYMMKIEKNVAFTNPHSFEIMCGIQEALAKKDYSLTLINSNSEENISKLIDKIIYQKSADGIIIHASAFDPTIESVITKSNFPHMLIGKPDYNSALCWVDINNYLSGEITAKHVIELGYEKIAFIGGAEDDNISAHRLEGARTIINRSHGTLLHNEYTDSSKKMSFEVMHRILREEKTPDTVICANNNIALGVVDAIKYNNFKIPDDISVITFDDYPYSRITEPMLSVVNIDVFDMGYQAAKTLLRKIKNPNLQVQSYSTLPTLIERGSTVKSK, from the coding sequence ATTGATCTTATGGCAACCATAAAAGATGTGGCGCGAGAAGCTGGAGTATCCATCTCGACAGTATCTAAAATTATAAATAAATCGTCTCCAATATCAGCCGCTACAACAGAGAAGGTTGAAGCTGTCATGAAAAAATTACACTATTATCCCAATACTAGAGCAAGGAATTTTGCCAGGCAGACAACAAAAAATATAATTTATATGATGAAAATTGAAAAGAATGTAGCTTTTACTAACCCTCATTCTTTTGAAATTATGTGCGGTATACAAGAAGCTCTTGCTAAAAAAGACTATAGTCTAACCCTTATAAATTCTAATTCTGAAGAGAATATATCTAAACTCATTGATAAAATAATCTATCAAAAAAGTGCTGATGGTATCATTATTCATGCTTCGGCATTTGACCCTACAATAGAGAGCGTTATAACAAAGTCTAATTTTCCTCATATGCTTATAGGCAAACCAGATTATAACAGTGCCTTATGCTGGGTTGATATCAACAATTATTTATCTGGAGAAATTACAGCAAAACATGTTATTGAATTGGGTTATGAGAAGATAGCTTTCATAGGCGGCGCTGAAGATGATAATATATCAGCTCATCGTTTGGAAGGTGCAAGAACTATTATAAATCGTAGTCACGGAACCCTGCTTCATAATGAATATACCGATTCTTCCAAAAAAATGAGTTTTGAGGTGATGCATAGGATATTAAGAGAGGAAAAGACACCTGATACTGTAATCTGTGCTAATAATAATATAGCTCTTGGCGTAGTAGACGCTATTAAATACAACAATTTCAAGATACCTGATGATATCTCTGTAATTACTTTTGATGATTATCCTTATTCTCGTATTACTGAGCCTATGTTATCTGTGGTTAATATTGATGTTTTTGATATGGGTTATCAAGCAGCTAAGACATTACTGCGAAAGATTAAGAATCCTAATCTTCAGGTTCAGTCTTATTCTACTTTGCCTACGTTGATTGAGAGAGGGTCCACTGTAAAATCTAAGTAA